AGTCGCACAGATAGCAGGTCCCGTCGGGATGGATGCGCAGGGAGCGGCCGGTGCGGCAAACCGCCTCCGGGAACCGGCTCTCGGGGTCTTGGTAGTAGCGCCGGAACAGGCGCAGTTGCGCCGTGGAATTGGCCATGGGACAGCCGCGGGCCTTGAGCGCGGCCAGGCGCTCCAGAACGAGGGCCGCCCGCTCCGAGGAGCGGGGCCAGAGCTTCCGCCAATCGGGGCCGCAGCGCACCAAAGGATGCAGCAGGAACTCCAGTCCCAGTCCGGCGCACCACTCGGCCAGCTCGAGAAGTTCGTCGAGGTTGTGCTCCATCACGATGGCGGCGATGCCTAGCGTCGGACGGACGGACGGAGCCGCGCCCAGGAGCAGGGCGAGGGCCTGCCGGGCCCGCGCGTAGGAGCCGGGCCGGCCGCGGCTGAGGTCGTGCGTGGCCGGGGCCATGCCGTCGAGAGATATCCAGAGGCGCTTGATCCCGCAGCCCAGGAGCCGGGGCAGCGCAGCGCGGCTGATCCGGCTCGCGTTGGTCGTGGCGAAGGCGTAGACGCCCAGGCCGGCCGCGTGGGCGCAAATCTCATGGAAGGCCGGCGACAGCATGGGCTCGCCGCCGGTCAGGTGAAGGCGCCAGCCCGGGCCGCGCCAGGCGACCAGCTGAGAGATGAGTCCCTTCCAGGCCGCCGCGCCCAGCCGGTCCGGTTCCGGGCCGCCCAGCCATGAGCCGCAGTACAGACAGCGGTAGTTGCACCGCGAGGTCAGGCGGAAAGTCATCTCCTCCGGCGGGGCCAGCATGATGAGATGATAGCATCTCCCCCTCCCCCGACGCATTTGTTATCATGGGCTCGAATATGGGCGATCCCTCGGACCTCGGCCGACGAGCCGCGCGGGTGCTCTTCAACCAATGGGCGCCCCCGCAGGCGTACCGCGACGGCATGCCGGTCATGGTGGCGGCCCGCGGCACGCGCCTGACCGACGAGCGAGGCCGCAGCTACCTCGACGCGCTCTCCGGCCTCTGGTGCGTGCCTTTGGGCTACGGCCGGCCCGAGGTCGTGGCGAGCGTGCGCCGGCAATTGGAGACCCTCTCCTACGCACCGCTGGCCTGGCTGGCGCACCGGCCCGCAGTCGAGCTGGCGGAACGGCTGCTGGCCCTGGCGCCGCCGGGCCTGGAGCGAGTCTTCTTCTGCTCCGGCGGCGGCGAGGGCGTGGACGCCTCTCTCAAGTTCGCCCGCCGCTACTGGCGCGCCCGGAACCAACCCCGGCGCAGCGTCATCCTTTACCGCACACATGCCTTCCACGGCTCCACCTACGGCGCGGCCAGCGTCTCCAGCGGCGCGGCCCTGCGCGAACCCTACGCGCCCCTGCTGCCGGACACCGTGGAGGTCTGCGAGGCCGACTCCGTGGGCCGCATGGAGGAAGCCGTCCTCTCGGTCGGGCCGGAGCGCGTGGCCGCGCTCATAGCCGAGCCGATGAGCGCCGCCGGGCCGGTGCGCGTGCCGCCCCCGGGCTATTGGCCGGCCTTGCAGGAGATGCTGCGCCGGCATGGGATACTGCTCATCCTCGATGAGGTGCTCACCGGCGTCGGCCGCACCGGGACTTGGTTCGCGGCCTCCCGCTGGGACATCCGCCCGGACCTCATGATCCTGGGCAAGGGGCTCTCCGGCGGCTATGCCCCGCTGGGCGCGGTCCTGCTCTCCGGCCGGGTCGCCGAGGCGCTGGCGGACGCGGCCGTGCCGGGCTACACCTTCGGCGGCCACCCAGCCGCCTGCGCCGCGGCCCTGGAGACATTGGCCATCATCGATAAGGAAGGGCTCCTAGCCAACGCCGCCGCCCGAGGCGAGGAGTTGCGCGCCCTCCTGAGCGAGGCCGCCGCGCCTTACGCGTGGGCCGCTCCGGTCAGCGGCTTGGGGCTGCTGGCCTCGCTGAGCCTGCGCCTGGCTCCAGGACAGGGGGCGGAACTGATGGTGCGCCTGCGCGAGCAGGGGCTCTTGTGCGTGGTGGAAGACGAAGCCCTCTGCCTGGCCCCGCCCCTGTGCGTCAGCGCGGAGGAGATCCGCGAGGTCGCCGCAGCCGTGGCGGACGGCTTGCGCTGGCTTGCAGGGCGCGCTGCCTCCAGCGCCAGCCCCGCGGGTTGATGAGACGCTCCTGGGTCGTCCAGGAGCACAAGAGCACGGAGAGCCGCTTGGCCCGCGCCGCGGCGTAGCGCAGCAGCTCCAGGGCCGCCGCCTCGCTTCCCGCCACGGGCTTGGCCGAGATATAGACCGGAGCCGGGCACGGCTTGGCCCTCAGCCCTCGGGCGGAGAATCGCGCGCGGTTGACCCCGGCGTAGCAGAGCTCGTGGAGGATGAGGTTGGGCACCCCGGCGCGGTCCAGCTCCAGGACCAAGGCCTTGAGCCGCCGCAGCCGGCCGGGGATGACCGGGATCTCGACGCTCACGTCCGAGAACAGCTCCAGGGCCCGCCGGACCGGGTCCAGCCGATAGCCGGAAGCCTCGAGGTTGAACCGGAGCCCATTGAGCCCGGCCTCGCGCAGGCGCCGCAGCGTCCTCTCCGTGGCCAGGTCTCCGTTGGTGTAGAGGTGCAGGTAGAAGCCGGGCCCGAAAGCGCGGCGCAGGCGCCGGATCGCCCGCAAGGTCAGCTCCAAGACGAGCAGCGGGTCGCCGCCCGATATCCCGGCTCCGCGCAGGCCGCAGAGACGGATGCGGCGGATGGCCTCGGAGATCCCGCGCACGGGCAGCGCGTCCAAGGACATGCCGTCCCGCCGCGGCTCAGGGTTGAAGCAGAAGAAGCACTCGCGCGTGCAGCGGGTGGTCATGCGCAGGCTGACGCTGCTGCCCCGCAGGCAGTTGCGGCAGCCGGGGGAAGGCCGGCCAGTGTAAAGGGTCCCCAGCCGCGGGCCGGCCGGCGTGGCGCGGCCCGCGGGCAGCTCGAGACGCTTCCATAGGAGCTCGGAGGCGGCGCGCCGGGCCCGGTCTTGGTCGGGGCGGACCAACGGGTGACCCGGCAGGCAAGATGCTCTGGCCATGAGCTCAGGAGCCCGAAAGGCCGGCGCGCCGCCGCAGCGCGCCGAGCATGCCGCGCGCGACCTCGGCTTGCTGCGCGGAGACGTCCAGCAGTTCCCCCGGGTCCTCGCGCAGGTCGAAGAGCCTGACGCTGCCCCGCTCCGCGTCGTAGATCAGCTTCCATCGGCCGGTGCGCAGGGAGAAGAGGCGCAGGCTCTCCCGCACCTGGAGCGTGCTGGCCGCGCTGAAGGCCGGGCGGTCATCCGGACCCCTGTCAGCGTCAGCCGCGCCCAGCAGGGGCGCCAGGCTGCGGCCCTGGAACGAGCTTGGACAGCGCAGCCCAAGGAGGTCCATGAGGGTCGGGGCCAGGTCGATGAGCTCCACTCCGCCGGAGAGCGTCCCGGGCCGGAGGCTGGGATGCCAGAAGACCAGCGGTACGCGCACCAAGGAGTCCCAGAGGGCCTCGTGGAAAGCGGTGGCGATCAGCCCGCGCTCTCCCCACTCCATGCCGTGGTCTGAGGTCAGCACGACCACGGTGTCCTCCAGCAGGCCGAGCGCTTCCAGCCTCTTCCAGAGTCTCTCCAGGAAGCGGTCGGCCGCCAGGATCTGCGCGTCATAATGGGCCACGATGTGCTTCAGCTCCCGGGGGTCGTTGCGTATGGCGTCCACCCGCGCGAGGTAATCCGGGGACGGAGGCGGCCCCCAGAAGGATTCCCAGGGGTAGCGGTTGTAGGCGCGGACGAAGTAGTAATCAGGCATCAGCGCGTCTAGCGGGCCGCCCTGGCCGAAGGCGTGCCCCACGGCCTCGGGCAGGGCGTCGGCGATGTCGAACGGGGGGTGCAGGTCATTGTCGTGGAGCAGCAGGAAGAACTTCTCCCCGCGGCGGCGCTCCAGCCAGTCGCAGGCCAGGGGCAGGATATCCTTGAAGTCCCGGAAGGACATGTTCTTTCCGGCGCGATACGCCTCGAAGCCTCGGTCCAGCCCGAATTGCGCGTCGAGGTAGGGGCCTCCCACGAATGCGGCGGTGCGGTAGCCCGACTGCCGCAGACCCTCGGCCAGGGGGATGACCGGCGGGGCCAGCCGGGCGTTGACGTGGAAGACGCCGTTGCGGGTCGGGTCCTGCGAGGTCAGGAAGGAGAAGAAGCTGGGGAAGGTCCAGTTGGATTGGCTGACGGCCTGCGCGCAGACGACCCCGCGTCGGGCCTGCTCGTCCAGCCACGGGCTGGTGCGGCGCCCATAGCCGTAGAGCCCGAGGTGGTCGGGCCGCAGCCCGTCGACGACCACGACGACGACGTTGCCGGGTTTGCCCACGCTATTTTTTCAATCCAAAGACCGCCTCGGCGTTCTGGTGCGCGATCTTGTGCACCACATCTTCCGGGAGCTGGGAGAGGAACCGGCGATACGCCCGCACGATCTCTTCATAATGGTCCCACATATAATGCTTATGCGAATCGGTTGCGAACAAGAATCGCGTTGGATGAGCCACGAAGAGCTCTTTCCATTCCGCTCGCACAATCTTCTGCTCATCCAGGATGGAGGCTCCCTGCTTCATCGCCGGATCCGCGAAATATTCGAAAGGGGTCAATTTCTTGGAGATCGTGAAGAAGACATTGTCATGCTCCTTCAGGATGTCCTTGACCTCTGCCGGACTCCCGAAGCCCATGTGGTTGATGATGAAGATCTGTTTTGGGAACATCCGGAACAGCCGGGCGAACCTGGGACGGTCCTCGTCCCAGCGATAGAATTCCCAATGGATGAATATGGGGATCGTCTCTCTCAGCCCGCCGACACGCGCGATCAAGCTCACGGAATCGGGAGAGAGCGGGTCGATATGTGTTTCGCCTCCCGGATTGCCGTCTCCGCTTAGTTTATCCGCATGCCGGTACAGGATCTCTCCGACGAAGGAGTACCGCTTGCGCTCCGTCTCCTTGATGAACAGCTCCACGGACTCCGGGGCCATCTTTGCGGCGGTCTGAAAATAATTCGGGCTCCCTTGGAAAAAAAGGCTCTTGGGCCCGCCCGCCGAAAGCTCCTCCAGCGCATCAGTCCTCTGCTCGACCACGGCTTTGTCCACTCCCATGGCCGGAACCGCGACCATGATGCCCGCCTTGTCAACCTGCGCCCGGCGGAGATGCCCGACGATGTCTTCTATCTTTATCCGCCTTTCGATCTGCATCTGGCGGGTCCACTGGACTACAGCGTCAATGAGCGGTCCATCATAGGATCCCGTCGCCGCCGCTGACGGGACCGCGCCGGCGCTCAGGATGGCCCCCACCCAGAGGGTCCAGAGGTTGGGGAGGCTCATCGTGGCGGGCCGTTCAGGGCCAGATCGTGACGAGCAGCGCGCAGAAAGAGCCGAGACTGGTGCGCTTGATGGCGAGGGCCCTGCCCCAGCCCCGCGGGATGCTCACGATGCTCTTGGCGCGGGCGACCTTGGAGCCGCCGTCGGCCGCCGGGATCTCCGCCACCCCATCCAGTACGATCAGGAGGTTCTCGGCCGCGGGCGGCGTCCATTCGACGGCGCCGTTGACGATCATCAGGCTGGCCGAAAACTGCTGCTTCGAGTCGGCCTGCTGGAAGGGCGCGAAGAAGATCGGCTTCCCGGATTGGAAGGCCATCCTCCTCGCCTGCTCCAGCATCTCCCCCAAGAACCAGACGACCGGAGGGGGCCGCAGCGACACACCTTCCCGCGCCTGCTGCGGCAGTTCCCCCAGCATCCACATCTCCGGAGGGTGCGGGAGCCTCCGGAGCTGCTCCATCACCTCCCAGGGGCTCGACCCGAGCTGGGGCGCCCCGCCCTGCCGGGCCGGCTCCGGCTTGCCCCCCGGCACCCGCCGGTTGGGTCCCGGAGGATTCGGAGGAGGGGGGAGCTTCCGAGCCTGCCCCGCACTCGGGAGCTCGACGGGAGACCGGAAAGGATTCGGGAGCGGCCTGGCCTGCCGCGCACGCAGGAGCTCGGCGGACAACGGGACCGGCATCTTGGGCGGCGCCAGGACCCACAAGAAGGTCTTGGGCTGCGGGTCTTCCAACCACTGCTCCCTCGACTCCTCCCCCTTTGGACGATAGGCCAAGTCCAATCTCTTCAGCGTCAGCGTCTCCTTGGCTGGATCCTTCGGCTGGGGAACCGCCGCAAGGGACATGTCCTCAAGGACCAGCCTCAGGTTCTCCGGCGCTTGCGAATACGCCCATTGCTTGACGCCGGGAACGCGGACGCAAAAAAGGACCATGTAGTCTTTCGTCTGCAGGACGACCCGCGTTTTTGTGGCCTGGGCCCACTCGGTGAAAGGGGACGACTCCTGGGAATAGTCCCAGATCTGCGGTGCGGAGGCCGAGACCGCCGCAGGGGCCGCGGGGAAGGCGCTAATCGCCAGCCCAGAAAGCAGGGATAATCCCAGGGACATACAGGCTCAAGGACATTTTACTAAATACTCGGTCCGACGGACGGTCTCACCTGCGAATACTATCGCCGGCGCGGCCTAGGCCCGCCCCAGGCTGGGGGCCGCGACGAGCTGAGCTTCCGGAGCGGCGACCGCTCTTTGGGTCCAGTACCAGTAGACCGCCTGGACGAAGATGTAGGCGATCACGTCCGCCTGCATGGAGTGCAGGACCCCCCGCAATACGAAGTCCACGGCTCCGGTAGCGAGCCCGAACCAGACCTGACCTTTCTTGCCGTCGGGAGAAGTGACCGGGTCGCTGATCACATGGAACGCCCAGATCAAGGTGCTGGGAGCCGTCATGACCGAAGGCCAGAACAACACCGATAAGTCATGGGCATCCGCGAGCCCGCCGAAGCGGCACAGCGCCCAGTAAGGGACCGAGCAGAGAGCGAAACCCAGCAGATAGGAATAGCTCAGGCACCAGCGCCGGTTGACCAGCACGGTCGTGGTGCCCAGGAGCAGGATCAGGGCCTGCAGCCACGGCAGCTCCGCCCAGGTCCCCGTCGAAGCCGCGCTCGGGAACAACATGATGACGGCGAGGATGCCGAGGGCCGAAGGGTTGAAGGCATGCTTCCCCCTCCGATCGGATGGATGCCTCTGGCGGTTGTCGGAGAAGATGGTCATGGCCGTCACTCCGATGAACCCGGCCAACAGATACACCCAGAGATTATGGCCCTCGAGGTTGATGAAGACGCTGTTGGATATCCCGATGCCGACCACGGGCCACAGGGTATAGACTTTCGTCTTCTTGCGGATGAAATGCAGATGCAGGCCATAGTAGAACGCGTTGACGGCGACCAAGGTCAACCACCAGTAGGGAGGGCGCTTCAGGACGAAGAAGGAGAAGGAGATGATGATATAGGTGACTTGGGAGAAGGCATGGACCACCAAGCCCTTCGTGAATCCAGAGACCAGCTTCATAATGTCTCCTTGATGCGGTGGTACTGATTCAAGCGCAGTCCGGACAGCTTCTGGACGGCGCCGCTGGGCCAATGGATCTCCAGCTCCTTGAACTTGTCTCCGGCCGGAATGCCGAAGATCAGCCGCGGCGAGCTCTGCGAAAGGAACCCGTTGGTCGTATAGATCTCCCTCATCTGGCGCAGCTTCTCGGTGGTCAGCCACAGCTTGGCGCCATAGGCCATGCGGTTGCTCTTGACGCCCTCGAGCTTCAGGCCCAGCCATTGATTGGGATTGTCCCGGTGCCCCACATACAGGAGCTCGCTGGCCTCGGCGTTGCCCACCACGAGGTCCTCTTGGCCGTCGTTATCCATATCGAACCAGACCAGGCTTCTGCCGTTGAGCTCATCCGTCAGCCCCACGGTCTTGGCCACGTCGACGAAGCTCCTCCCGCCATTCGAGAGGAAAAGACAATCCCTCTCCCCGGGCGCCACCGATTTCGCCTGGCCGAAAAGCCCGTAGCCGGTCAGGCCGTGCTGCTTAGCCCAAGGCAGGACTTTCTGCGCTTCCGTGTAATAGTACCAGTAGTCGGAATCTTTCTGCCGGCCGTGCCGGCCGTTCACCATCACGATGTCCTGCCAGCCGTCCTTGTCGAAATCCAGGATCTGGGAGCCCCACCCCCAACCGCATTTGGCCACGGCCGAGTCCTGCGCTTCGTCGGCGAAACGGAGAGCCCCCGCCGCACTCCGGTTCTGCCACAGCCGATTGAAGCCGTAAGTGAGCCCCGGCTTGATCACATTCGTCGCGAAGACATCCAGCTTGCCGCTGTTATGGACATCGCCCACGGAAGCGGACATCGAGTTCGAGGAACGGAAATACCCCAGCGCATCCGTCCGGTTCAGGAAGCCCTTGCCCGATTGATTCATGAAAAGCTGATCGAAGCCGAAGTCGTTGGAGGCATAGATGTCCGGGAACCCGTCACCGTCGAAGTCTCCGACGCCGACCGCCTGAGTATGGAAGTGGTTGCTCAGTCCCAAGGCACCCGGCACCACCGCGAATCGCTTTCCATGGTCGTTATGAAGCAGGAAATGCGGTCCCCCGCGGTCGGTATTGCCCACATTATTGAACGCAAAATCATCCCTCTTCCTCTTCTGGCTCGGGGCGCTATAATTGTAGACATAAACATCAAGATAGCCGTCCCGGTCGTAATCCAGCAGAGCGATGCCCCAGCCATCGCCAAGCGGGACATCGGGCACCGCCGAGCTGTCCTCGGTGAACCGCCCGCCATGATTGCGGAAAAAAAGCGGCGGGGCTCCCCTGCGAGTGATGAACAGGTCCGGCCAGCCGTCATTGTCCATATCGACGAAAACGGCCGCCTTGATATCCGGAGAATGCTGCAGAGCCCCCAGGCCGCGCTCCTCCGTCACGTCCGTGAAGCCCCGCCCCTGGTTGTTGCGAAGCAGTTGGAACCAATAGGCATTGGGCGAGGGGGATGGTTGATAAGAACGATAGACCAAGAGGAGGTCCTCGAATCCGTCATGGTCAAAATCCTCCACCGAGACCCATGGCCAGCTATGAGGTTGATTCCTGAACTCCTGGAACTCCTTTCCGAGGAGCTCGCGGCGGTCCGCGAATGAGAATCCCGGGTGCGGCCGCTCCGGAGTCGGCTGGAACCGGGCCGTCTCATACACCGCGTAAGCGTCTCCGCGGAGAGGGATGGCGCCCCTTCGGATGCCGAAAGCGATGAGCACGGCGAAGAGCAAGACCGCCCAGATCCGTTTGTCCCTTAATAGCTTCAATCAAGCACCCCGCATAGTGGCATCAGCAAGTGGATTCTAACAAATCAAACCAAAAGTTAGAGGTCTTCTTTGAACAGGAGCTTCCAGGCCGCCCGGTACGCCACGATCTCCCGCGTCTGCGGAGGCAGTTCGTCCAGGAGCCTCCTCATGCCGGCGACGTGGCCTTTCAGGGTCATCCGGTCCCCTCCCAGATCCAGCCCGGCCAGGAACCGCCAGGGGAAATCAACGATCAGACGGGCCCAATCCTTCTCAAGATGCTTCCGATCCGGAGCCCAAAGACGGCTCGCGAACTCCGGGCTCCCGGGATAGGACACGCGCGGCGCATTTCCCGACAGGTCGAAATAGAGGTTCGGATACTTTTGGATCAGCCGCCGGACATAGGCGGGACCATAGGTCCTGGTCCGCTCTTGTCGCCGCACGCGCCCCACATGGCACCAGATCACCTGCGCGCCCGGATACTTCGCCAGCATCCTCTCCAGGGGCGCCAGCCGCGCGTCCTCCACCTCATAATGGATCTGGAAGGGTATGCCGTGCTCCTGGGAGAAGCCGAAGATGCGCTCCGCCAACGGCCCCTCGATGGGGAACCCGTGGATCTCCGGGGCCGCCGCGGCCACAGAGCTCGATGACACGAAGTCGGCGTATTCATCGTTGCTGGGATAGGAGGCGACCATGAACTCGCCCATCATCGGATACCGGTCCCGCAGGATGTTGGCGAACAGGTCGTCCAGATACTTCTGGGGGTCCTGCGCGGACCAGCGCAGGACCCGCTCCAGATCGGCGTTGGGCACGGGGATGAAATGGTCCGGAACGGCCTCGACCAGCCGGTGCACGCTCGCCGGCCAGACGCGCGCGTACCGCGAGATCTCCTCTCCGAACAATTCCGGGGACATGGCGCTCAAGGTCACCCCGTCGGCATCCATCCGGCGGGCGAAGGCCTGGGGATCGATGGTCAGGTCGTTGTAGGTCGATTCCAAGTCGATGAGGGGCGCTTGCCCGCGCCCACGCGTCGCCTCTATCCGGCCGCGCCACAGGCTCTTGAGGCGCTCCCAAGCGAAGGGCTCTTCGGGGCCGCGCGGCTGGGCGCGCAGGGGAGCCGCTCCGGCCAGCGACCACAGGCAGAGGGCGGCCAACCAGGATACGCCGGGCCGGGCTGCGCGCATTTACAGGTCCTCTCCGAACAAGAATCTCCAGACCGCCTTGTAGGCGACGATCTCCCCGACCTCCGGAGGCAGCTGTCCCAGCAGGCGCCGGCGGGCCGCGGCGGCCTGGTCGAAATACAGCCAGGTGTCCGGGGAGAGACCCAGGCCGGACATGAAGCGCCAGGGATGCCTCAGGATCAGCCGCCTCCAGCCATCATCGAGATTGCCGCTCCTCCGGTCCCAGAGGACGGACGTGAATTCCCGGCTGCCCACATAATAATCGCGCGCGTCGGTCCACGAGAAATCGAAATACAGGTTGGGATATTTTTCGAGCAACCCCTCGACATAGCGGGGCCCATAGTCCCGGCTCCGTTCCTTGTAGCAGACCTGCCCGAGCCTGCGCCAGACCACCTTGGCCCCCGGGTAGCGGGCCAGCATCTTCTCCAGCGGCGGCAGCAAAGGGTCCTCCACCTCATAGAGGATCAGGAAAGGCAGTCCGTGCTCTTGAGAGAACGAGAACAGCATCTGCCCGAGGGGCCCGTCGATGGGGATCTTCTCGTCGCTCTGCGCGCGCGCCGGCCCCGCAAACCACAGCCGATTCGGCGGATAGCTCCGGAAGCGGAATTCGCCCAGGAAGGGGTACCCGTCTCGCAGGGCCGCGTCGAGCAAGCGCTTGAGGGCTCCCGCGCCATCCAAGTCGGCCGCCGGAATGGGCATGAAATAGTCCGGGCCCGAGGCCATCAGCTTGCGCAGCGCCTCGGACCGGTCCGCGTCGGCCGACGCCTCCTCGAACTCCTCTCCCAGCCAGGGAGAGACCGCCATCCACGCGACGCCGGCGCCATCCATCTTCTCCTTCAGCCGTGCCGCGCCCAAGGACATCCCGCTGAAGGTGGACAGGTCGTCCACCAGAGGCAGCTGCCCCTTCCCGACCTGGATGATCCTCTGGCGCCAGCCCGCCTTCAAAGCGGGCCAGTCCCAGGGCTGGGGCTGGGCCGTATCGGTCGATGCCGCCGCGCAGAGCCCGGCCAGCAAGAGGGGCAGCTCCAGCATGATCACGCCTCCTATTCTAGAAAAACGCGGACCCCCATGGGGTCTCGAAGTCGCTATAATACCGGGGCGATGGCCCTAGCCCGAACCCTCTCCAAGCGGCAGGTCGCTGGCTTCTGCACGGCGGCCCTGCTGGCCCTCGCCGCCGGGCCGTCCCCGGCCCGGGCCGCCTCCCTGAGCTGCCCCGACTGCAA
This genomic stretch from Elusimicrobiota bacterium harbors:
- a CDS encoding sulfatase-like hydrolase/transferase, whose protein sequence is MGKPGNVVVVVVDGLRPDHLGLYGYGRRTSPWLDEQARRGVVCAQAVSQSNWTFPSFFSFLTSQDPTRNGVFHVNARLAPPVIPLAEGLRQSGYRTAAFVGGPYLDAQFGLDRGFEAYRAGKNMSFRDFKDILPLACDWLERRRGEKFFLLLHDNDLHPPFDIADALPEAVGHAFGQGGPLDALMPDYYFVRAYNRYPWESFWGPPPSPDYLARVDAIRNDPRELKHIVAHYDAQILAADRFLERLWKRLEALGLLEDTVVVLTSDHGMEWGERGLIATAFHEALWDSLVRVPLVFWHPSLRPGTLSGGVELIDLAPTLMDLLGLRCPSSFQGRSLAPLLGAADADRGPDDRPAFSAASTLQVRESLRLFSLRTGRWKLIYDAERGSVRLFDLREDPGELLDVSAQQAEVARGMLGALRRRAGLSGS
- a CDS encoding radical SAM protein gives rise to the protein MLAPPEEMTFRLTSRCNYRCLYCGSWLGGPEPDRLGAAAWKGLISQLVAWRGPGWRLHLTGGEPMLSPAFHEICAHAAGLGVYAFATTNASRISRAALPRLLGCGIKRLWISLDGMAPATHDLSRGRPGSYARARQALALLLGAAPSVRPTLGIAAIVMEHNLDELLELAEWCAGLGLEFLLHPLVRCGPDWRKLWPRSSERAALVLERLAALKARGCPMANSTAQLRLFRRYYQDPESRFPEAVCRTGRSLRIHPDGTCYLCDFGREPIGDAGKIPLDRLWSGAAARARRGEIRRCHRPCVLNQCNWGGAGMSSSDTMRSASSGG
- a CDS encoding RnfABCDGE type electron transport complex subunit D, with the protein product MKLVSGFTKGLVVHAFSQVTYIIISFSFFVLKRPPYWWLTLVAVNAFYYGLHLHFIRKKTKVYTLWPVVGIGISNSVFINLEGHNLWVYLLAGFIGVTAMTIFSDNRQRHPSDRRGKHAFNPSALGILAVIMLFPSAASTGTWAELPWLQALILLLGTTTVLVNRRWCLSYSYLLGFALCSVPYWALCRFGGLADAHDLSVLFWPSVMTAPSTLIWAFHVISDPVTSPDGKKGQVWFGLATGAVDFVLRGVLHSMQADVIAYIFVQAVYWYWTQRAVAAPEAQLVAAPSLGRA
- a CDS encoding CRTAC1 family protein; this encodes MKLLRDKRIWAVLLFAVLIAFGIRRGAIPLRGDAYAVYETARFQPTPERPHPGFSFADRRELLGKEFQEFRNQPHSWPWVSVEDFDHDGFEDLLLVYRSYQPSPSPNAYWFQLLRNNQGRGFTDVTEERGLGALQHSPDIKAAVFVDMDNDGWPDLFITRRGAPPLFFRNHGGRFTEDSSAVPDVPLGDGWGIALLDYDRDGYLDVYVYNYSAPSQKRKRDDFAFNNVGNTDRGGPHFLLHNDHGKRFAVVPGALGLSNHFHTQAVGVGDFDGDGFPDIYASNDFGFDQLFMNQSGKGFLNRTDALGYFRSSNSMSASVGDVHNSGKLDVFATNVIKPGLTYGFNRLWQNRSAAGALRFADEAQDSAVAKCGWGWGSQILDFDKDGWQDIVMVNGRHGRQKDSDYWYYYTEAQKVLPWAKQHGLTGYGLFGQAKSVAPGERDCLFLSNGGRSFVDVAKTVGLTDELNGRSLVWFDMDNDGQEDLVVGNAEASELLYVGHRDNPNQWLGLKLEGVKSNRMAYGAKLWLTTEKLRQMREIYTTNGFLSQSSPRLIFGIPAGDKFKELEIHWPSGAVQKLSGLRLNQYHRIKETL
- a CDS encoding amidohydrolase family protein, with product MGAILSAGAVPSAAATGSYDGPLIDAVVQWTRQMQIERRIKIEDIVGHLRRAQVDKAGIMVAVPAMGVDKAVVEQRTDALEELSAGGPKSLFFQGSPNYFQTAAKMAPESVELFIKETERKRYSFVGEILYRHADKLSGDGNPGGETHIDPLSPDSVSLIARVGGLRETIPIFIHWEFYRWDEDRPRFARLFRMFPKQIFIINHMGFGSPAEVKDILKEHDNVFFTISKKLTPFEYFADPAMKQGASILDEQKIVRAEWKELFVAHPTRFLFATDSHKHYMWDHYEEIVRAYRRFLSQLPEDVVHKIAHQNAEAVFGLKK
- a CDS encoding radical SAM protein, whose translation is MARASCLPGHPLVRPDQDRARRAASELLWKRLELPAGRATPAGPRLGTLYTGRPSPGCRNCLRGSSVSLRMTTRCTRECFFCFNPEPRRDGMSLDALPVRGISEAIRRIRLCGLRGAGISGGDPLLVLELTLRAIRRLRRAFGPGFYLHLYTNGDLATERTLRRLREAGLNGLRFNLEASGYRLDPVRRALELFSDVSVEIPVIPGRLRRLKALVLELDRAGVPNLILHELCYAGVNRARFSARGLRAKPCPAPVYISAKPVAGSEAAALELLRYAAARAKRLSVLLCSWTTQERLINPRGWRWRQRALQASASRPPRLRRPRGSPPR
- a CDS encoding amidohydrolase family protein, encoding MRAARPGVSWLAALCLWSLAGAAPLRAQPRGPEEPFAWERLKSLWRGRIEATRGRGQAPLIDLESTYNDLTIDPQAFARRMDADGVTLSAMSPELFGEEISRYARVWPASVHRLVEAVPDHFIPVPNADLERVLRWSAQDPQKYLDDLFANILRDRYPMMGEFMVASYPSNDEYADFVSSSSVAAAAPEIHGFPIEGPLAERIFGFSQEHGIPFQIHYEVEDARLAPLERMLAKYPGAQVIWCHVGRVRRQERTRTYGPAYVRRLIQKYPNLYFDLSGNAPRVSYPGSPEFASRLWAPDRKHLEKDWARLIVDFPWRFLAGLDLGGDRMTLKGHVAGMRRLLDELPPQTREIVAYRAAWKLLFKEDL
- a CDS encoding aminotransferase class III-fold pyridoxal phosphate-dependent enzyme, with the translated sequence MGDPSDLGRRAARVLFNQWAPPQAYRDGMPVMVAARGTRLTDERGRSYLDALSGLWCVPLGYGRPEVVASVRRQLETLSYAPLAWLAHRPAVELAERLLALAPPGLERVFFCSGGGEGVDASLKFARRYWRARNQPRRSVILYRTHAFHGSTYGAASVSSGAALREPYAPLLPDTVEVCEADSVGRMEEAVLSVGPERVAALIAEPMSAAGPVRVPPPGYWPALQEMLRRHGILLILDEVLTGVGRTGTWFAASRWDIRPDLMILGKGLSGGYAPLGAVLLSGRVAEALADAAVPGYTFGGHPAACAAALETLAIIDKEGLLANAAARGEELRALLSEAAAPYAWAAPVSGLGLLASLSLRLAPGQGAELMVRLREQGLLCVVEDEALCLAPPLCVSAEEIREVAAAVADGLRWLAGRAASSASPAG